From one Bacteroidota bacterium genomic stretch:
- a CDS encoding ribonuclease Z yields the protein MKFELTILGCSSATPTSNRFPTAQVLNILERFFLIDCGEGTQMQLRKYKVKMQRINHVFISHLHGDHYFGLIGLLSTMHLLGRKNSLTIHAHADLENIINLQLKASDTRLNYQINFNYLKFDKSILLVDDPYFTVETIILKHRIPCCGFLFREKPRLKKLKKEKLAAYGLSITDIRNLREGKDFIDPQGKVISNGEFTYDSPPARSYAYCSDTAYNEAIIEQIKNVDLLYHEATFTLDFVQRAKETFHSTAEQAATIAAKANVKKLIIGHYSARYKDVEPLVLEAQKVFKKTLPAIEGESFEIKL from the coding sequence ATGAAATTTGAACTGACAATTTTGGGTTGCAGTTCAGCCACTCCAACCTCAAACAGATTCCCTACCGCTCAAGTGCTTAATATACTTGAGCGATTTTTTTTGATTGACTGTGGGGAGGGAACTCAAATGCAATTGAGAAAATACAAAGTTAAAATGCAACGCATTAACCATGTTTTTATCAGTCATTTGCATGGCGATCATTACTTTGGGCTTATTGGATTGCTTTCTACCATGCATTTACTTGGAAGAAAAAATAGCCTCACAATTCATGCCCATGCTGATTTAGAAAATATCATTAACCTTCAGTTGAAAGCCTCAGATACCAGGCTTAACTATCAAATTAATTTTAATTATTTAAAGTTTGATAAAAGTATTTTACTGGTTGATGATCCCTATTTTACAGTTGAAACCATTATTTTAAAACATAGAATTCCCTGTTGTGGTTTTCTTTTTAGGGAAAAGCCCAGGTTAAAGAAACTGAAGAAAGAAAAATTAGCAGCATATGGCTTGTCAATAACGGATATTAGAAATTTAAGAGAAGGCAAAGATTTTATAGACCCACAGGGAAAGGTAATTTCAAATGGTGAATTCACTTACGATTCCCCTCCTGCCCGTTCTTATGCCTATTGTTCTGATACAGCATACAATGAAGCCATAATTGAACAAATAAAAAACGTTGATTTATTGTACCATGAGGCTACTTTTACACTGGATTTTGTGCAAAGGGCAAAAGAAACTTTTCATAGTACGGCTGAACAGGCGGCAACAATTGCGGCAAAAGCAAATGTGAAAAAACTTATTATCGGACACTATTCCGCAAGGTACAAGGACGTAGAGCCACTTGTGTTGGAGGCACAAAAAGTGTTTAAGAAAACCCTTCCTGCTATTGAAGGCGAATCTTTTGAAATAAAATTGTAG
- a CDS encoding STAS domain-containing protein: MSFVYDKNEKFTLIKSTAERLDSSISPILKSELVVINSNGEKNIILDLSDTRYCDSSGLSAILVGNRLCKNANGTFIVTGLQSSVKKLIAISQLDTILKITPTLNEAMDLLFMEEIERDLE; encoded by the coding sequence ATGAGCTTTGTTTACGACAAAAATGAAAAATTTACGCTGATTAAATCAACAGCAGAAAGACTTGATAGTAGCATATCTCCGATTTTAAAATCTGAATTAGTGGTTATTAATTCAAATGGAGAAAAAAATATAATTCTTGATCTTAGCGATACACGTTATTGTGATTCATCTGGATTGAGTGCTATTTTGGTAGGAAATCGTTTGTGTAAGAATGCCAATGGTACTTTTATCGTTACAGGATTACAAAGCTCAGTAAAAAAATTAATTGCAATTTCGCAGCTTGATACGATTCTTAAAATAACTCCTACTCTAAATGAGGCTATGGATTTACTTTTTATGGAGGAAATAGAACGCGATCTTGAATAG
- a CDS encoding aspartate carbamoyltransferase catalytic subunit produces MSKLSVNHLLGIKEITSDDINLIFETADNFKQIINRPMKKVPSLRDITIANLFFENSTRTKLSFELAEKRLSADIINFASSSSSVSKGETLIDTVNNILAMKVDIVVMRHPNAGAAVFLSKNVKAKIINAGDGAHEHPTQALLDAYSIREKYGDVAGKKIVIVGDVMHSRVALSNIFCLQKLGAEVMVCGPVTLIPKYIGQLNVKVEYNLRKALEWCDIANMLRIQMERQDIRFFPSIREYTMQYGVSKKLLDSLNKEITIMHPGPINRGVEITSDVADSKQSIILDQVENGVAVRMAVLYLLAGKIDSSSYKQ; encoded by the coding sequence ATGAGCAAATTAAGTGTTAATCATCTTTTGGGAATAAAAGAAATTACTTCCGATGACATTAACCTTATTTTTGAAACTGCCGATAATTTCAAACAGATTATCAATCGCCCGATGAAGAAAGTACCTTCTTTAAGGGACATTACCATTGCAAACCTTTTTTTTGAAAATTCAACCCGAACAAAATTATCTTTTGAACTTGCAGAGAAAAGGCTCTCTGCTGATATTATAAATTTTGCATCCTCCTCCTCCTCGGTAAGCAAGGGCGAAACACTTATAGACACGGTAAATAATATCCTTGCAATGAAAGTGGATATTGTGGTAATGCGTCATCCCAATGCAGGAGCAGCAGTATTTCTTTCCAAAAACGTAAAAGCAAAAATTATAAATGCAGGAGATGGGGCACATGAGCATCCAACCCAAGCCTTATTGGATGCATATTCAATAAGGGAAAAATATGGAGATGTGGCTGGTAAGAAGATTGTAATAGTTGGCGATGTTATGCATTCTCGGGTTGCACTTTCTAATATTTTTTGTCTTCAGAAATTGGGGGCAGAAGTTATGGTTTGCGGACCTGTAACATTAATCCCAAAATACATTGGGCAATTAAATGTAAAGGTGGAATATAATCTGAGAAAAGCATTGGAATGGTGTGATATTGCAAACATGCTGCGCATACAAATGGAAAGGCAGGACATAAGATTTTTTCCATCAATAAGAGAATATACCATGCAATATGGGGTAAGTAAAAAATTACTTGATAGTCTTAATAAAGAAATTACAATTATGCACCCAGGTCCAATAAACAGAGGGGTTGAAATCACCAGTGATGTTGCTGATTCAAAGCAATCAATTATTCTGGACCAAGTGGAGAATGGAGTTGCAGTGCGCATGGCAGTTTTATATTTGTTGGCAGGTAAAATAGACTCAAGCAGCTACAAGCAATGA
- the pyrR gene encoding bifunctional pyr operon transcriptional regulator/uracil phosphoribosyltransferase PyrR has product MEPVVIINSKSFELTIKRLCYQLIENHNDFSNTVIVGLQPRGIYLSLRIHKELKKILNIKDIKCGNLDVTFFRDDFRRRDEVLIPNSTQMDFIIEEKKVILVDDVLFTGRTIRSGLDALLAFGRPEKVELLVLIDRRFSRDLPIQPNYIGKTVDTISTEKVKVEWRELEGEDKVLLYTPNTDKI; this is encoded by the coding sequence ATCCTTTGAACTCACCATAAAAAGGCTCTGTTATCAGCTTATTGAGAACCACAACGATTTTTCCAACACTGTAATTGTTGGTTTGCAGCCTCGGGGAATTTACCTTTCATTGAGAATCCATAAAGAATTAAAAAAAATACTAAACATTAAGGACATAAAATGCGGTAACCTTGATGTTACTTTTTTCAGGGATGATTTCAGGAGAAGAGATGAGGTGTTAATTCCAAATTCAACCCAAATGGATTTTATCATTGAGGAAAAAAAAGTAATACTTGTGGATGATGTTCTTTTTACCGGCAGAACAATAAGGTCGGGCCTTGATGCCTTGCTTGCTTTTGGAAGACCAGAAAAGGTTGAACTTTTAGTGCTAATTGACCGCCGCTTTAGCAGGGATTTACCAATCCAACCCAATTATATAGGAAAAACAGTAGATACCATTTCCACCGAAAAAGTTAAAGTAGAATGGAGGGAATTAGAAGGCGAAGACAAAGTTTTATTATATACCCCAAACACAGATAAAATATGA